The following coding sequences are from one Streptomyces sp. V3I7 window:
- the pruA gene encoding L-glutamate gamma-semialdehyde dehydrogenase: MDAVTQVPTPVNEPVHGYAPGSPERARLEVKLKELAENPVDLPMTIGGEKRMGGGEAFQVVQPHNHKAVIGTLRNATQQDAQDAIDAALAAAPAWRAMSFDDRAAIILRAAELLAGPWRETLAASTMLGQSKTAQQAEIDTPCELVDFWRFNVKYARDLLAEQPPANSPGVWNRLDHRPLEGFVYAITPFNFTAIAGNLPTAPALMGNVVVWKPSPTQTHAAVLLMQLLEEAGLPKGVINLVTGDGIAVSEVALEHPMLAGIHFTGSTKTFQHLWKTVGNNIEKYRSYPRIVGETGGKDFVVAHPSADRAVLKTALTRGSFEFQGQKCSASSRAYIPASIWNSGFKEEFAAEVDGIAMGDVTDLTNFIGAVIDERAFAKNKAAIDRAKSDPSCTIVAGGTYDDSVGYFVRPTVIECADAENEVFTTEYFGPILAVHVYEDDKYDEMLKQMESVSAYALTGAVIANDRDAAAHTMDKLRYAAGNFYINDKSTGAVVGQQPFGGGRASGTNDKAGAPQNLMRWTLTRAIKETLVPPTEYGYPHMG; this comes from the coding sequence CTGCCGATGACCATCGGCGGGGAGAAGCGGATGGGCGGCGGCGAGGCCTTCCAGGTCGTCCAGCCGCACAACCACAAGGCCGTCATCGGCACGCTGCGCAACGCCACCCAGCAGGACGCGCAGGACGCCATCGACGCGGCCCTCGCCGCCGCGCCCGCCTGGCGCGCGATGTCCTTCGACGACCGCGCGGCGATCATCCTGCGCGCCGCCGAGCTGCTGGCCGGCCCCTGGCGCGAGACGCTGGCCGCCTCCACCATGCTGGGCCAGTCGAAGACCGCGCAGCAGGCCGAGATCGACACCCCCTGCGAGCTCGTCGACTTCTGGCGCTTCAACGTCAAGTACGCGCGAGACCTGCTCGCCGAGCAGCCGCCGGCGAACTCCCCGGGTGTGTGGAACCGTCTGGACCACCGCCCGCTGGAAGGCTTCGTCTACGCGATCACGCCGTTCAACTTCACGGCCATCGCGGGCAACCTGCCCACCGCGCCCGCCCTCATGGGCAACGTCGTCGTCTGGAAGCCGTCCCCGACGCAGACCCACGCCGCCGTGCTGCTGATGCAGCTCCTTGAGGAGGCCGGGCTGCCCAAGGGCGTCATCAACCTGGTGACGGGCGACGGCATCGCCGTCTCCGAGGTGGCCCTCGAACACCCGATGCTGGCGGGCATCCACTTCACCGGCTCGACCAAGACCTTCCAGCACCTGTGGAAGACGGTCGGCAACAACATCGAGAAGTACCGCTCCTACCCGCGCATCGTCGGCGAGACGGGCGGCAAGGACTTCGTCGTCGCCCACCCGAGCGCCGACCGCGCCGTGCTGAAGACCGCGCTGACCCGCGGCTCCTTCGAGTTCCAGGGCCAGAAGTGCTCCGCGTCCTCGCGCGCCTACATCCCGGCCTCCATCTGGAACTCCGGTTTCAAGGAGGAGTTCGCGGCCGAGGTCGACGGCATCGCGATGGGTGACGTCACCGACCTGACGAACTTCATCGGCGCCGTCATCGACGAGCGCGCCTTCGCCAAGAACAAGGCCGCGATCGACCGCGCGAAGTCCGACCCGAGCTGCACGATCGTCGCCGGCGGCACGTACGACGACTCGGTCGGCTACTTCGTCCGCCCGACCGTCATCGAGTGCGCCGACGCGGAGAACGAGGTCTTCACGACCGAGTACTTCGGCCCGATCCTCGCCGTGCACGTCTACGAGGACGACAAGTACGACGAGATGCTGAAGCAGATGGAGTCCGTCTCGGCGTACGCGCTGACCGGCGCCGTCATCGCCAACGACCGCGACGCCGCCGCGCACACGATGGACAAGCTCCGCTACGCGGCCGGCAACTTCTACATCAACGACAAGTCGACCGGCGCCGTCGTCGGCCAGCAGCCCTTCGGCGGCGGCCGTGCCTCCGGCACCAACGACAAGGCCGGCGCCCCGCAGAACCTGATGCGCTGGACCCTGACCCGCGCCATCAAGGAGACGCTGGTCCCGCCGACCGAGTACGGCTACCCCCACATGGGCTGA
- a CDS encoding zinc-binding dehydrogenase — MRAVEFEEYGAPEVLRVVETEVPEPGPGEVTVDAVYAGVNFADLKARAEGYRVESLPFVPGLEVSGRIRAIGTGVEGLRPGQEVVALIGDGGYAEVVRAGAATVFPVPEGLDLRTAAALPTVVPTAYALVNEVGRLRAGESVLVHAAAGGIGTAVGQLARAAGAGAVYGVVSSPAKAAHALKYGYDEVFTAGAFTEDVRRATGGRGVDLVLDPEGGDTLRRGLDALAVYGRLVSYGNASGAEPWQVGQAELRAHGRSVAGFSILALAAADPGAVRSLVERALRTVTDGTLTLPVTAEFPLSEAAAAHALMGGRTSTGKLLLRIAD; from the coding sequence ATGCGTGCAGTCGAGTTCGAGGAGTACGGCGCCCCCGAGGTGCTGAGGGTCGTGGAGACCGAGGTGCCCGAGCCGGGGCCGGGTGAGGTGACCGTCGACGCCGTCTACGCGGGAGTGAACTTCGCGGACCTCAAGGCGCGTGCCGAGGGATACCGGGTGGAGTCGCTCCCCTTCGTTCCGGGACTCGAGGTCTCCGGCCGGATCAGGGCCATCGGAACCGGGGTGGAGGGCCTGCGTCCGGGGCAGGAGGTCGTCGCGCTGATCGGCGACGGTGGCTACGCGGAGGTGGTGCGGGCCGGGGCCGCCACCGTCTTCCCGGTGCCCGAAGGCCTGGACCTGCGCACCGCGGCCGCGCTGCCCACGGTGGTACCGACCGCGTACGCCCTGGTCAACGAGGTGGGCCGGCTGCGGGCCGGGGAGAGCGTACTCGTCCACGCGGCCGCGGGCGGGATCGGCACGGCGGTCGGGCAGCTGGCCCGGGCGGCGGGCGCGGGCGCGGTGTACGGCGTCGTCTCGTCGCCGGCGAAGGCCGCGCACGCCCTGAAGTACGGCTACGACGAGGTGTTCACGGCCGGCGCCTTCACCGAGGACGTCCGCCGCGCCACCGGCGGCCGGGGCGTCGACCTGGTCCTGGACCCCGAGGGCGGCGACACCCTCCGACGCGGCCTCGACGCGCTGGCCGTCTACGGGCGCCTGGTGTCCTACGGCAACGCGAGCGGGGCGGAGCCCTGGCAGGTCGGACAGGCCGAACTGCGCGCGCACGGCCGGTCCGTCGCGGGCTTCTCCATCCTGGCCCTCGCCGCGGCCGACCCCGGCGCGGTGCGCTCGCTGGTCGAGCGCGCCTTGCGGACCGTCACCGACGGCACGCTCACCCTGCCCGTCACCGCCGAGTTCCCGCTGTCGGAGGCGGCCGCCGCGCACGCGCTCATGGGCGGACGCACCTCCACCGGCAAGCTGCTCCTGCGCATCGCCGACTGA
- a CDS encoding helix-turn-helix transcriptional regulator, protein MSDQTGGGSHRAAPMHTDPEDVPLLTALSALADPVRIQLVRELAASDDWTRNCGSFDVPVGKAALSHHFTVLRGAGLVEQRDRGPRRVNRLRREEFDARFPGLLALLLRADDGREEPGP, encoded by the coding sequence ATGTCAGACCAGACAGGGGGCGGCAGCCACCGCGCCGCGCCGATGCACACGGACCCCGAGGACGTCCCCCTCCTCACGGCCCTGTCCGCGCTCGCCGACCCCGTACGCATCCAGCTCGTCCGCGAGCTGGCGGCCTCCGACGACTGGACCCGTAACTGCGGCAGCTTCGACGTGCCCGTGGGCAAGGCCGCGCTCAGCCACCACTTCACCGTCCTGCGCGGCGCGGGTCTGGTGGAGCAGCGCGACCGGGGTCCGAGGCGCGTCAACCGGCTGCGCCGCGAGGAGTTCGACGCGCGGTTCCCCGGGCTGCTCGCCCTGCTGCTCCGGGCCGACGACGGGCGGGAGGAGCCGGGGCCCTGA
- a CDS encoding alpha/beta fold hydrolase, which produces MADVVTVTSDDGARLWAARSGPPGAPLVLCHGGPGLWDMFTDVAALLPIPVVRWDQRGCGRSERCAGPWTIERSVADLDAVRQHFGLERMTLLGHSWGAYLALRYALARPDRVSTLVYVSGTGIGPDADWYPAFVENLRARLGDHPGSPGGERERAVVRWSAEFEDRERALDHAGRMADPWFGINCPCHHALDAERGRACGGPELHAACRGLPVPVLIVDGGRDLRPRTAVDSLERALPHVRRVVLPEAGHLPWAEDPDGFREAVAAAVR; this is translated from the coding sequence ATGGCCGACGTGGTGACGGTGACGTCCGACGACGGTGCGCGTCTGTGGGCGGCGCGCTCGGGGCCGCCCGGGGCGCCGCTCGTGCTGTGCCACGGCGGGCCCGGGCTGTGGGACATGTTCACGGACGTGGCCGCGCTGCTGCCGATTCCGGTCGTCCGCTGGGACCAGCGCGGCTGCGGGCGGTCGGAGAGGTGCGCGGGGCCCTGGACGATCGAGCGGTCCGTCGCCGATCTCGACGCCGTTCGACAGCACTTCGGGCTGGAGCGGATGACCCTGCTCGGCCACTCCTGGGGCGCGTACCTGGCGCTGCGCTACGCGCTGGCGCGTCCGGACCGGGTGAGCACGCTGGTGTACGTGTCCGGCACGGGGATCGGCCCCGACGCCGACTGGTACCCCGCCTTCGTGGAGAACCTCCGTGCCCGGCTCGGCGATCACCCGGGGTCCCCGGGCGGTGAGCGGGAGCGTGCGGTGGTGCGGTGGTCCGCCGAGTTCGAGGACCGGGAGCGGGCCCTCGATCATGCCGGGCGGATGGCCGATCCGTGGTTCGGGATCAACTGCCCGTGCCACCATGCGCTGGACGCGGAGCGCGGGCGCGCCTGCGGCGGCCCCGAGCTGCACGCCGCCTGCCGCGGCCTCCCCGTCCCCGTGCTGATCGTCGACGGCGGCCGGGACCTGCGCCCGCGCACCGCCGTCGACTCCCTGGAGCGCGCGCTGCCCCACGTACGCCGGGTGGTCCTGCCGGAGGCCGGGCATCTGCCGTGGGCCGAGGACCCGGACGGCTTCCGCGAGGCCGTGGCGGCGGCGGTGCGATGA
- a CDS encoding DUF5988 family protein encodes MNDTAKVLLEGGPNDLPERIVPMPPPQNDVKIELRNGYEHFRPTSRHADTAAGRLPVYEWWERTEMPG; translated from the coding sequence ATGAACGACACGGCCAAAGTGCTGCTCGAGGGCGGCCCGAACGATCTGCCGGAACGAATCGTCCCGATGCCGCCCCCGCAGAACGACGTGAAGATCGAGCTCCGGAACGGCTACGAACACTTCCGGCCGACCTCACGGCACGCGGACACGGCCGCGGGCCGGCTGCCCGTCTACGAGTGGTGGGAGCGGACGGAGATGCCCGGCTAG
- a CDS encoding NADP-dependent oxidoreductase: MTATTLTPSPSRTTGTALTVQQTARPTGFPTAGHFRFVQSRVPEPAAGTALVENLYWSVDPYHREMMDGDFELNAPLEGRTLGRVIASRDASLPEGTVVLHRKGWRTHALVHPEEARRLPEIEGVPLSAHLGVLGGTGLTAYVGLTRVARLRAGEDLFVSGAAGGVGTATGRFARLLGAGRLIGSAGSPEKVKYLTEKAGYDVAFDYHAGPAAELLAAAAPDGVDIAVDNVGGDQLGAAVGALRHRGRVVRVGTIAQYNTPSAPPVLFDHADVVEKSLRIEGFLVRDYRDVQEELYEFAVPHLLSGTLVSDETVVDGFERIVEAFLLMLRGGNTGKTLVRAA, from the coding sequence ATGACCGCCACGACGCTGACGCCCTCTCCGTCCCGCACGACCGGCACCGCGCTGACCGTGCAGCAGACCGCCCGCCCGACCGGCTTCCCGACCGCCGGCCACTTCCGTTTCGTGCAGTCCCGCGTCCCGGAGCCGGCGGCGGGCACGGCCCTGGTCGAGAACCTCTACTGGTCCGTGGACCCGTACCACCGCGAAATGATGGACGGCGACTTCGAGTTGAATGCCCCGCTGGAGGGCCGCACCCTCGGTCGCGTGATCGCCTCGCGCGATGCGTCCCTCCCCGAGGGCACGGTCGTCCTGCACCGCAAGGGCTGGCGCACCCACGCGCTCGTCCACCCCGAGGAGGCCCGGCGGCTCCCGGAGATCGAAGGCGTCCCCCTGTCCGCGCACCTGGGCGTCCTCGGCGGTACGGGCCTGACCGCGTACGTCGGCCTCACCCGCGTGGCCCGGCTCCGCGCGGGCGAGGACCTGTTCGTCTCCGGTGCGGCGGGCGGCGTCGGCACGGCGACCGGCCGCTTCGCCCGGCTGCTGGGCGCGGGCCGCCTGATCGGCAGCGCGGGCTCGCCGGAGAAGGTGAAGTACCTGACGGAGAAAGCCGGTTACGACGTGGCCTTCGACTACCACGCCGGTCCGGCCGCCGAACTCCTCGCGGCCGCCGCCCCCGACGGCGTCGACATCGCCGTGGACAACGTGGGCGGCGACCAACTGGGCGCGGCGGTAGGTGCGTTGCGTCATCGCGGGCGGGTGGTGCGGGTCGGCACGATCGCCCAGTACAACACCCCGTCCGCCCCGCCCGTTCTGTTCGACCACGCCGACGTGGTGGAGAAGAGCCTGCGCATCGAGGGCTTCCTGGTGCGCGACTACCGGGACGTGCAGGAGGAGTTGTACGAGTTCGCCGTACCGCATCTGCTGAGCGGGACGCTGGTGTCCGACGAGACGGTGGTGGACGGCTTCGAACGGATCGTGGAGGCGTTCCTGCTGATGCTGCGCGGCGGCAATACGGGGAAGACCCTGGTGCGGGCGGCCTGA
- a CDS encoding LysR family transcriptional regulator, with translation MPTADLAPQELRTLVAVADEGGFSAAAVRLGATQSAVSHVVRGIEGKLGVVLFERGRYGARPTAAGERAVTHARRVLRMLAALVDDTRGAEAGEAAGPLRIAAFRSAALHLLPPALERLAARHPGIESTVTVVRELGAGTAGEVAEGRADLGIATFAADGSSIPAGLVGDVLLQEPYSLVHPAGHPAPRTLWLVDWAENCSSYTRDWWAAQDWIPAATVRAEDDGAVLSMVGSGLGMAIMPALSLTGFPPTVEITGLGPRRPTRSVGYVTTPELATTAAVRALIRELRSLRPRAAG, from the coding sequence GTGCCGACAGCCGACCTCGCTCCGCAAGAGCTCAGGACCCTGGTCGCCGTGGCCGACGAGGGCGGCTTCTCGGCCGCCGCCGTCCGGCTCGGCGCCACCCAGTCCGCCGTCTCCCACGTGGTGCGCGGCATCGAAGGGAAGCTGGGCGTCGTGCTGTTCGAGCGCGGCCGGTACGGCGCCCGGCCCACCGCGGCCGGCGAGCGGGCCGTGACGCACGCGCGGCGGGTGCTGCGGATGCTGGCGGCCCTGGTCGACGACACCCGCGGCGCGGAAGCGGGCGAGGCCGCCGGCCCGTTGCGCATCGCGGCCTTCCGCAGCGCCGCCCTGCATCTGCTGCCGCCCGCCCTGGAGCGGCTGGCCGCACGGCACCCGGGTATCGAGTCGACCGTGACCGTCGTACGGGAGCTGGGCGCCGGGACCGCGGGGGAGGTGGCCGAGGGGCGCGCCGACCTCGGGATCGCGACCTTCGCCGCCGACGGCTCGTCGATCCCGGCCGGGCTGGTCGGCGACGTACTGCTTCAGGAGCCGTACTCCCTGGTGCACCCGGCCGGACACCCCGCGCCCCGGACCCTGTGGCTCGTCGACTGGGCGGAGAACTGCTCCTCCTACACCCGCGACTGGTGGGCCGCCCAGGACTGGATCCCGGCGGCGACCGTGCGCGCCGAGGACGACGGAGCCGTGCTGTCGATGGTGGGCAGCGGGCTCGGCATGGCGATCATGCCCGCGCTCTCGCTCACCGGCTTCCCGCCCACCGTCGAGATCACCGGCCTCGGACCGCGGCGCCCGACCCGCTCCGTCGGATACGTCACCACGCCCGAACTCGCCACGACGGCGGCCGTGCGGGCGCTGATCCGGGAGTTGCGGTCCTTGCGTCCGCGCGCGGCGGGGTGA
- a CDS encoding metallophosphoesterase family protein, producing METPDVGIPPQLARRMSMAEQYEYLRARLTRRRTLVTAGAVAGGTLLTGCAQPARTAGLPAPSASRAQGAAVIPFGRHLAFGADPKTQMRISWQVPAVVRRPYVRIGLRPDDLGRRVPAEVRDLHTPGAPGIRPAVEQYYVHAALDRLHPGTTYYYGVGHDGRDPAAPENRSAIASFRTAPASPERFVFTAFGDQGVSRAAAANDHVLLGQKPAFHLHAGDICYADTGGHGERSDVYDPRTWDRFLRQNEPVARSVPWMVTTGNHDMEAWYSPDGYGGQLARFSLPGNGFDPHGTPGAYSFRYGNVGFVALDANDVSYEIPANLGRSGGRQTRWLDRTLRELRAAKGVDFVVVFFHHCAYSTSQHASDGGVRAEWLPLFEKHQVDLVINGHNHVYERTDAVRGGAVGRPVPIGASTDPTRDGIVYVTAGGGGRELYSFASGVKDSYEGHLTRHDEVKTFHWTRSHGRAPETVEWSRVRYTGFSLLSVAAQAGPSPRLAVSALTETGERIDHFEVRRGR from the coding sequence ATGGAGACTCCTGACGTCGGCATCCCCCCACAGCTCGCCCGCCGGATGAGCATGGCCGAGCAGTACGAGTACCTGCGCGCCCGGCTCACCCGGCGCCGCACCCTGGTCACCGCGGGCGCGGTGGCGGGCGGCACCCTGCTGACCGGCTGCGCGCAGCCGGCCCGGACGGCGGGGCTGCCCGCGCCGTCCGCCTCCCGGGCCCAGGGCGCCGCGGTGATCCCGTTCGGCCGCCACCTCGCCTTCGGCGCCGACCCGAAGACGCAGATGCGGATCTCGTGGCAGGTACCGGCCGTGGTGCGGCGGCCGTACGTGCGGATCGGGCTGCGGCCCGACGACCTGGGCCGCCGCGTCCCGGCCGAGGTGCGCGACCTGCACACGCCGGGGGCACCGGGCATACGGCCGGCGGTCGAGCAGTACTACGTGCACGCGGCCCTGGACCGGCTGCACCCGGGCACGACGTATTACTACGGCGTCGGCCACGACGGCCGGGACCCGGCCGCCCCGGAGAACCGCTCGGCCATCGCCTCCTTCCGCACGGCGCCCGCGAGCCCGGAGCGGTTCGTGTTCACCGCCTTCGGCGACCAGGGCGTGAGCCGGGCGGCGGCCGCCAACGACCATGTCCTGCTGGGCCAAAAGCCGGCGTTCCACCTCCACGCGGGCGACATCTGCTACGCCGACACCGGCGGCCACGGCGAGAGGTCCGACGTCTACGACCCGCGCACCTGGGACCGCTTCCTCAGGCAGAACGAGCCGGTGGCGCGCTCGGTGCCGTGGATGGTGACCACCGGCAACCACGACATGGAGGCCTGGTACTCACCGGACGGCTACGGCGGCCAGCTCGCCCGCTTCTCGCTCCCCGGCAACGGCTTCGACCCGCACGGGACGCCGGGCGCGTACAGCTTCCGGTACGGCAACGTCGGCTTCGTGGCGCTGGACGCGAACGACGTGTCGTACGAGATCCCCGCCAACCTCGGGCGCTCGGGCGGCCGGCAGACGCGGTGGCTGGACCGCACGCTGCGGGAGCTGCGCGCGGCGAAGGGCGTCGACTTCGTGGTCGTCTTCTTCCACCACTGCGCGTACTCGACCTCCCAGCACGCCTCGGACGGCGGTGTCCGCGCCGAGTGGCTCCCACTGTTCGAGAAGCACCAGGTGGACCTGGTGATCAACGGACACAACCACGTGTACGAGCGGACCGACGCCGTGCGGGGCGGCGCGGTCGGCAGGCCGGTCCCGATCGGCGCGTCGACGGATCCGACGCGGGACGGGATCGTGTACGTCACAGCGGGCGGCGGCGGCCGGGAGCTCTACTCCTTTGCCTCGGGCGTCAAGGACAGCTACGAGGGGCACCTCACCCGGCACGACGAGGTGAAGACCTTCCACTGGACCCGCTCGCACGGCCGCGCGCCGGAGACGGTGGAGTGGTCGCGGGTGCGCTACACCGGCTTCTCCCTGCTGTCCGTGGCGGCGCAGGCGGGGCCGTCCCCGAGGCTCGCCGTCTCGGCGCTGACGGAGACGGGCGAGCGGATCGACCACTTCGAGGTGCGGCGCGGCCGGTGA
- a CDS encoding 3-isopropylmalate dehydrogenase codes for MSRSIDLAVIPGDGIGQEVVAEGLKVLAAALPQDVKLETKEYDFGARRYHATGETLTDADLDDLRKHDAILLGAIGDPSVPSGVLERGFLLRLRFAFDHHVNLRPSKLLPGVATPLAGQPEIDFVVVREGTEGPYTGNGGTIRKGTPHEVATEVSVNTAFGVERVVRDAFARAQARPRKKLTLVHKNNVLTFAGHLWTDVFDKVAEEYPEVTTEYVHVDAATIYLVTQPERFDVIVTDNLFGDIITDLAAAVSGGIGVAASGNINPAREFPSMFEPVHGSAPDIAGQGKADPTATVLSVALLLRHLGYESEADRIEEAVSADLAQRGTLPERSTAEIGDALAVRVGG; via the coding sequence ATGTCGCGCAGCATCGATCTCGCAGTGATCCCCGGAGACGGCATCGGCCAGGAAGTCGTGGCCGAGGGCCTCAAGGTCCTGGCCGCCGCCCTTCCGCAGGACGTGAAGCTGGAGACCAAGGAGTACGACTTCGGCGCCCGGCGCTACCACGCCACCGGTGAGACCCTCACCGACGCCGATCTCGACGACCTCAGGAAGCACGACGCCATCCTGCTCGGCGCCATCGGCGACCCGTCGGTCCCGTCCGGCGTCCTCGAGCGCGGCTTCCTGCTGAGGCTCCGCTTCGCCTTCGACCACCACGTCAACCTGCGCCCGTCGAAGCTGCTCCCCGGCGTCGCCACCCCGCTCGCCGGCCAGCCCGAGATCGACTTCGTCGTCGTCCGCGAGGGCACCGAGGGCCCGTACACCGGCAACGGCGGCACGATCCGCAAGGGCACGCCCCACGAGGTCGCCACCGAGGTCTCCGTCAACACGGCCTTCGGTGTCGAGCGCGTGGTCCGCGACGCCTTCGCCCGCGCCCAGGCCCGCCCGCGCAAGAAGCTCACGCTGGTCCACAAGAACAACGTGCTGACCTTCGCCGGACACCTGTGGACGGACGTCTTCGACAAGGTGGCCGAGGAGTACCCGGAGGTCACCACCGAGTACGTGCACGTCGACGCGGCAACCATCTACCTCGTCACCCAGCCCGAGCGGTTCGACGTGATCGTCACCGACAACCTCTTCGGCGACATCATCACCGACCTCGCCGCGGCCGTCTCCGGCGGCATCGGTGTCGCCGCCTCCGGCAACATCAACCCGGCCCGCGAGTTCCCGTCGATGTTCGAGCCCGTCCACGGCTCGGCCCCCGACATCGCCGGCCAGGGCAAGGCCGACCCCACCGCCACGGTCCTCTCCGTCGCCCTGCTCCTGCGCCACCTCGGGTACGAGTCCGAGGCGGACCGCATCGAGGAGGCCGTGTCGGCCGACCTCGCGCAGCGCGGCACGCTTCCCGAGCGGAGCACCGCCGAGATCGGCGACGCGCTCGCCGTACGGGTAGGCGGCTGA
- a CDS encoding branched-chain amino acid aminotransferase: MTTPTIELKPSATPLSAAERQAILADPGFGRHFTDHMVTIKWTEGRGWHDGQLVPYAPIPLDPATNVLHYAQEIFEGLKAYRRPDGSVATFRPEKNAERFQRSAHRLAMPELPVETFIEACDLLVRQDKDWVPAHGGEESLYLRPFMIATEVGLGVRPANEYLFVVIASPAGAYFQGGVRPVSIWASEDHVRAVPGGMGDAKTGGNYAASLLAQAEAAAQGCDQVCYLDAVEHKWVEELGGMNLYFVYGDKIVTPTLTGSILEGVTRDSLLTVARDLGYESEEGRVSLDQWQRDSENGTLTEVFACGTAAVITPVGTVKRAGAEWKQSDGQPGEVTLRLREALLDIQRGTAEDKHGWMHPLG, encoded by the coding sequence ATGACGACGCCCACGATCGAGCTCAAGCCGTCCGCCACCCCGCTCTCCGCAGCGGAGCGCCAGGCGATCCTGGCCGACCCCGGGTTCGGCCGCCACTTCACCGATCACATGGTGACGATCAAGTGGACCGAGGGCCGGGGCTGGCACGACGGACAGCTCGTTCCGTACGCGCCGATCCCGCTCGACCCGGCCACCAACGTCCTGCACTACGCGCAGGAGATCTTCGAGGGCCTGAAGGCCTACCGCCGCCCCGACGGCTCCGTCGCCACCTTCCGCCCGGAAAAGAACGCCGAGCGCTTCCAGCGCTCCGCCCACCGCCTCGCGATGCCCGAGCTGCCGGTCGAGACGTTCATCGAGGCCTGCGACCTCCTGGTCCGCCAGGACAAGGACTGGGTCCCCGCGCACGGCGGCGAGGAGTCCCTCTACCTGCGCCCGTTCATGATCGCGACCGAGGTCGGCCTGGGCGTGCGCCCGGCCAACGAGTACCTCTTCGTCGTCATCGCCTCCCCGGCCGGCGCCTACTTCCAGGGCGGCGTGAGGCCGGTCTCCATCTGGGCCTCCGAGGACCACGTCCGCGCCGTCCCCGGCGGCATGGGCGACGCGAAGACGGGCGGCAACTACGCGGCCTCCCTGCTCGCCCAGGCCGAGGCCGCCGCCCAGGGCTGCGACCAGGTCTGCTACCTCGACGCGGTCGAGCACAAGTGGGTCGAGGAACTCGGCGGCATGAACCTGTACTTCGTGTACGGCGACAAGATCGTCACGCCTACCCTGACCGGTTCCATCCTGGAGGGCGTCACCCGTGACTCGCTGCTGACGGTCGCCCGCGACCTCGGCTACGAGTCCGAGGAGGGCCGCGTCTCCCTCGACCAGTGGCAGCGCGACTCCGAGAACGGCACCCTCACCGAGGTGTTCGCCTGCGGCACCGCCGCCGTCATCACCCCGGTCGGCACGGTCAAGCGCGCCGGCGCCGAGTGGAAGCAGTCCGACGGGCAGCCCGGCGAGGTCACCCTCAGGCTGCGCGAGGCGCTCCTGGACATCCAGCGCGGCACCGCCGAGGACAAGCACGGCTGGATGCACCCGCTGGGCTGA